In a single window of the Paenibacillus sp. MMS20-IR301 genome:
- a CDS encoding efflux RND transporter periplasmic adaptor subunit yields MKRTLKKSLKWVIILGIIITAGYMLYSKFFKGSEVAELPPEPMQVISFPVTEETLTSSIQVKGRSQYQQETLVYAPFASKVTGWKVENGGQVKKGDVLFTLDQTLLRNEIATAEATNRKTKLESELNAFISQQNEEAAAPAASEAERLKALAAEETARLNDELNQVNAEIQAKELADKKTKLNASVYHAPANGIFLFDSSSEQPQTVTDNQYIGKIVDLNKLEFVAQVGEQDIFRIQKGMKVQVKMTAKKDLSIAGEVTKVAKFATTTTGQNTAGQIPQFEVVISLQPDEHLIGGLSLSGDIETSRKENAVVVSSIAVVHEGDLAYVMLDKGDGQYERTEIKVGIETSEKTEVLSGLKAGDTVVLQ; encoded by the coding sequence ATGAAAAGGACTCTAAAGAAGAGCCTGAAGTGGGTCATCATACTAGGGATTATCATTACTGCCGGGTATATGCTGTATTCAAAATTCTTCAAGGGTAGTGAGGTTGCGGAGCTGCCGCCGGAGCCGATGCAGGTCATCAGCTTCCCGGTCACGGAAGAGACACTTACCAGCTCCATTCAGGTAAAAGGACGGTCCCAATACCAGCAGGAGACGCTGGTATATGCACCATTCGCATCCAAGGTAACCGGCTGGAAGGTTGAGAACGGCGGACAGGTGAAGAAGGGGGATGTGCTCTTCACCCTGGATCAGACGCTGCTCCGTAATGAGATTGCCACAGCGGAAGCTACCAACCGCAAAACCAAGCTGGAATCGGAGCTGAATGCCTTCATCAGCCAGCAGAATGAGGAAGCAGCCGCACCGGCGGCCTCGGAGGCTGAACGGCTGAAGGCACTGGCCGCTGAGGAAACGGCCCGGCTGAACGATGAGCTGAATCAGGTAAATGCTGAAATTCAGGCCAAGGAGCTGGCTGACAAGAAGACCAAACTGAATGCATCTGTGTACCATGCTCCGGCGAATGGCATCTTCCTCTTTGACAGCAGCAGTGAACAGCCTCAGACCGTTACGGATAACCAGTACATCGGTAAAATCGTTGATCTGAACAAGCTGGAGTTCGTTGCACAGGTCGGAGAACAGGATATTTTCCGTATTCAAAAGGGCATGAAGGTGCAGGTGAAAATGACGGCGAAGAAGGATTTGAGTATCGCTGGCGAAGTGACCAAGGTTGCTAAATTTGCAACTACGACCACCGGCCAGAATACCGCCGGACAGATTCCGCAGTTCGAGGTTGTTATCTCCCTGCAGCCTGATGAGCATCTGATCGGCGGGCTTAGCCTCAGCGGAGATATCGAAACCTCACGCAAGGAGAATGCGGTGGTGGTATCCAGCATCGCCGTTGTTCATGAAGGCGATCTGGCGTACGTTATGCTGGATAAGGGCGACGGGCAGTACGAACGGACAGAGATTAAAGTCGGCATAGAAACGTCTGAGAAGACGGAAGTGCTGTCAGGACTAAAGGCGGGAGATACGGTAGTCCTGCAATAA
- a CDS encoding ABC transporter permease produces the protein MKIRDISRMAWEQVKRRKVVTGLCMTGISIGCAAIIVALSVGQSAQVYVTEQVNQSFKMDEIMVSPGGGIPSNGGKSATASGDANENLDPGKLTKQKLEIIQGLNHVKAASPFQEAGYLQVMTMDNKIGDARVIVADLQMLTAYDHKFKQGGANDQVGSIVLNYGATLGLIDLETRQKLYDKMGSDPFNQDVQDQYRQLSIQPSELYRKQIQIQAQDYSTTTPTTKLSSPLQVSGILAGPKGVDDMQASYDKIIYMSPETAVQLQKELVFDNSTTSVLNLPEEGSYSSVTVKVDDVAYIKQVEQMIQKLSLNASDNLYQQDMLKEQFDMIKMAALGIGVFILIIASISIIVAMTMSTHQRRRQIGIMKVLGANMGQIRNMFITEAALLGLLGGLLGVLFSYLIVMVLNKLVGSAGQGLNFFIPLMNLPVGMSFAIMTGVLSGIYPAISASRTDALTAIKRD, from the coding sequence GTGAAGATCAGGGATATTTCCCGGATGGCCTGGGAACAGGTCAAACGGCGCAAGGTAGTAACGGGACTATGTATGACAGGTATTTCCATTGGCTGCGCTGCAATTATTGTAGCGCTCAGTGTAGGGCAGTCTGCACAGGTCTACGTGACAGAGCAGGTGAACCAGAGCTTCAAGATGGACGAGATTATGGTCTCGCCGGGCGGAGGGATTCCGTCGAATGGCGGCAAAAGCGCCACGGCGTCTGGAGATGCTAACGAGAATCTGGACCCGGGTAAGCTGACAAAGCAGAAGCTGGAGATTATTCAGGGGCTGAATCATGTGAAGGCCGCTTCGCCGTTTCAGGAGGCCGGATACCTGCAGGTCATGACGATGGACAACAAGATTGGCGATGCGCGTGTTATTGTTGCCGATCTGCAGATGCTGACAGCCTATGATCATAAATTCAAGCAGGGCGGTGCGAACGATCAGGTAGGAAGTATTGTGCTGAACTACGGGGCTACGCTCGGCCTGATTGATCTGGAGACCCGGCAGAAGCTGTATGACAAGATGGGGAGCGATCCGTTCAACCAGGATGTACAGGATCAGTACAGGCAGCTGTCGATCCAGCCGTCAGAGCTGTACCGCAAGCAGATACAGATTCAGGCGCAGGATTACAGCACGACCACACCAACCACTAAGCTCAGCTCCCCGCTTCAAGTATCCGGTATTCTGGCCGGTCCCAAGGGCGTTGACGACATGCAGGCTTCGTATGACAAGATCATCTACATGTCGCCAGAGACAGCAGTGCAGCTCCAGAAGGAGCTGGTCTTCGATAATTCCACCACCAGCGTGCTGAATCTCCCGGAAGAGGGGAGCTACAGCTCGGTAACGGTAAAGGTAGACGATGTTGCCTACATCAAGCAGGTCGAGCAGATGATTCAGAAGCTGTCACTGAACGCCAGCGACAATCTGTATCAGCAGGATATGCTGAAGGAACAATTCGATATGATCAAAATGGCTGCACTGGGTATCGGCGTATTCATCCTGATTATCGCCTCCATATCCATTATTGTCGCCATGACGATGTCGACCCATCAGCGCCGGCGGCAGATTGGCATTATGAAGGTGCTGGGGGCTAACATGGGCCAAATACGCAATATGTTTATAACAGAAGCAGCCCTGCTGGGCCTGCTGGGCGGATTGCTCGGTGTCTTGTTCTCTTATTTGATTGTTATGGTGCTTAACAAGCTGGTCGGGAGTGCGGGGCAGGGCCTGAATTTCTTCATCCCGCTGATGAATCTGCCGGTCGGTATGTCCTTTGCAATCATGACCGGTGTACTGTCGGGGATCTACCCGGCGATCAGCGCCTCGCGCACCGATGCCTTAACTGCCATTAAACGAGACTAA